A genomic segment from Nicotiana sylvestris chromosome 1, ASM39365v2, whole genome shotgun sequence encodes:
- the LOC104239400 gene encoding uncharacterized protein, with translation MGREKRRDAPSLGKQHFSHPHILKLVNPTEAETLSCNACEKPNNPNFYGCNSCQYFLHENCLNAPRFLDHLSHPYHHLTLLPVPTYTNRSYTCKACGSDGNGYSFSCAACEFDIHLHCALLPHTVFLPQHRHELELIFDSPFDDDEEDESTVFVCDLCRDNADLNYWLYYCAECDFGTHLECGNSKPVSQQVRERPVLNIPEVNPIMKPKEAPIKIQETNQEEEEQGEEDEEAEEEEEEEEEEVEAEEEEEDGNEEEDEEEEEEEEDGNEEEEEDEEGEEEELQIPRSIHVDKHPHELELFYGSPYEDKETVFACDICNAIMNKADWLYYCAECDFGTHLHCASPEDDVLPRSQKRQNPNPNPNSAVEMINSANDAHEQLIAAQIEAQIAARSRQAMLDLVDGPSRRYYYY, from the coding sequence ATGGGAAGAGAGAAACGGAGAGATGCTCCAAGTCTAGGTAAACAACACTTCAGCCACCCCCACATCTTGAAACTTGTGAATCCAACAGAAGCTGAAACTCTCAGTTGCAATGCTTGTGAAAAACCAAACAACCCTAATTTCTATGGCTGCAATAGCTGCCAGTATTTCCTTCACGAAAACTGCTTAAATGCTCCTCGTTTTCTCGATCATTTGTCTCATCCTTACCACCACTTGACCCTTCTCCCAGTTCCTACGTACACGAATCGGTCGTATACTTGCAAAGCTTGTGGCTCTGATGGCAATGGCTATAGTTTTAGCTGTGCCGCTTGTGAATTTGATATCCACTTGCATTGTGCCCTTTTGCCTCATACTGTATTCCTTCCGCAGCACCGTCATGAACTTGAGCTCATATTTGATTCACcttttgatgatgatgaggaagatgagaGCACTGTTTTTGTTTGTGATCTCTGTCGCGACAATGCAGATCTTAATTACTGGTTGTATTATTGTGCTGAATGTGATTTTGGAACACATCTCGAATGTGGAAATTCCAAACCTGTCAGCCAACAAGTACGAGAACGGCCAGTACTCAACATACCAGAAGTAAATCCAATCATGAAACCAAAGGAAGCACCAATCAAGATACAAGAAACCAATCAAGAAGAGGAAGAGCaaggtgaagaagatgaagaagcggaagaggaagaggaagaagaagaggaggaagtgGAAgcggaagaagaagaggaagacggcaatgaagaagaagatgaagaggaagaagaagaggaggaagacggcaatgaagaagaagaggaggacgAAGAAGGGGAGGAAGAGGAACTCCAAATTCCAAGGTCAATACATGTTGACAAACACCCACATGAGTTGGAGCTGTTCTATGGTTCTCCATACGAAGATAAGGAGACCGTATTTGCTTGTGATATCTGCAATGCAATAATGAACAAAGCCGATTGGTTGTACTATTGCGCTGAATGTGATTTCGGGACGCACTTGCATTGTGCAAGTCCTGAAGATGATGTTTTACCGAGATCACAAAAACgtcaaaatccaaatccaaatccaaattcagCAGTTGAGATGATAAATTCAGCTAATGATGCTCATGAACAGCTAATAGCAGCACAAATTGAAGCTCAGATTGCGGCAAGATCAAGACAGGCTATGCTTGACTTGGTCGACGGGCCATCACGAAGATACTACTACTACTAA
- the LOC104239399 gene encoding protein VACUOLELESS GAMETOPHYTES-like yields the protein MKHFSHPHALEFCEVEETNEIICSGCENKLSGTSYKCTKPNCEFTLHKSCFELPRKIQHNSHPIHPLTLYPSLPERDSIYFGCNACGEEPKAFVYECLDCNFSLHANCAISWPENVTREDHQHSLTLQYQWPFPIDDYVHLFCKVCDGLCNDSRWLYYCAECKFSTHLKCATVKREDGLSLENEEEEEEENMTNEQRLMMATIKAQGQQARLNFQAHMAYMNAQAITNMWRSSHCY from the coding sequence atgaagcaTTTCAGCCACCCCCATGCCTTAGAATTCTGTGAAGTTGAAGAAACAAATGAGATAATCTGTTCAGGTTGTGAGAATAAACTTTCTGGCACTTCTTACAAATGCACCAAACCTAATTGTGAATTCACCCTGCACAAATCATGCTTCGAATTACCAAGAAAAATTCAACACAATTCCCATCCTATTCACCCTCTTACTCTATACCCTAGTCTACCCGAACGAGACTCAATTTATTTTGGTTGCAATGCATGCGGTGAAGAACCAAAAGCCTTTGTTTACGAATGCCTCGATTGCAACTTTAGTCTCCATGCTAATTGTGCTATCTCTTGGCCAGAAAATGTGACTCGTGAAGATCACCAACACTCTCTTACACTCCAATATCAATGGCCATTTCCTATTGATGATTATGTGCATCTCTTTTGCAAGGTGTGCGACGGACTTTGCAATGACAGCCGTTGGCTTTATTATTGTGCCGAGTGTAAATTTAGCACACACTTGAAATGTGCGACTGTTAAAAGAGAAGATGGTTTGAGCCTTgagaacgaagaagaagaagaggaagagaataTGACTAAtgagcaaagattgatgatggcAACAATCAAAGCTCAAGGACAACAGGCAAGGCTTAACTTTCAAGCTCACATGGCCTATATGAACGCCCAAGCTATAACCAATATGTGGCGTAGCTCTCATTGTTATTAA